The proteins below are encoded in one region of Paracoccus aerodenitrificans:
- a CDS encoding recombinase family protein yields the protein MKFVTYLRVSTERQGQSGLGLEAQRAAVAAHVLGRGEVVAEFVEVESGKRSDRPEMARALAEAKRAGAVLLIAKLDRLARNVAFIANLLESGVEVTAADMPEANRFVLHIMAAVAEQEGRAISERTKAALAAAKARGVKLGWSIPARASEQRQAARTGAAVNKARALAHAENVLPVIEQIRAGGASLRQIAAELNARGIKTARGGKWHATTVRNILTAENGAEAN from the coding sequence ATGAAATTCGTCACCTATCTTCGCGTATCAACAGAACGCCAGGGCCAGAGCGGTTTGGGGCTGGAAGCGCAACGCGCGGCGGTGGCGGCGCACGTCCTAGGCCGGGGCGAGGTCGTGGCAGAGTTTGTCGAAGTCGAAAGCGGTAAGCGGTCAGATCGCCCGGAGATGGCGCGGGCGCTGGCAGAGGCGAAACGGGCAGGGGCCGTGTTGCTCATTGCCAAGCTGGACCGTCTCGCCCGCAATGTCGCCTTCATTGCGAATCTTCTGGAAAGCGGGGTCGAAGTCACGGCGGCGGATATGCCAGAGGCAAACCGTTTTGTGCTGCACATCATGGCCGCAGTCGCGGAACAAGAGGGCCGCGCAATCTCAGAGCGCACCAAGGCGGCGCTGGCGGCGGCGAAGGCGCGTGGGGTCAAGTTGGGCTGGTCTATCCCTGCGCGGGCTTCTGAGCAGCGTCAGGCGGCGCGCACGGGCGCGGCGGTGAACAAAGCGCGGGCGCTGGCCCATGCAGAGAACGTCTTGCCGGTGATCGAGCAGATCAGGGCAGGGGGCGCATCCCTTCGTCAGATCGCGGCGGAACTGAATGCACGCGGGATCAAAACCGCACGGGGCGGAAAGTGGCACGCGACCACGGTTCGGAATATTCTAACGGCGGAAAACGGCGCTGAGGCGAATTGA
- a CDS encoding ParA family protein: MKTILIAAQKGGAGKTTLARNLSVAASLDGRRVLCLDLDPQGSLRGWWESREAETPAMLDRDPAPNALRATLDAAKAHFDLCIIDTPPAAPEWLSETLGAADLVLIPVRPSPDDLRAVGATIAAVNAAKVPFAFALSQTPRARITEEAARVLAQHGRVAPVNIAQRVAYAETGATGQGVSETTDAKAGAEIAALWDYVKGILDG; encoded by the coding sequence ATGAAAACGATACTGATAGCCGCTCAGAAAGGCGGAGCCGGGAAAACCACCTTGGCCCGCAACCTGTCCGTTGCCGCCTCTCTAGACGGCAGGCGGGTGCTTTGCCTCGACCTGGACCCGCAAGGCTCACTCAGAGGGTGGTGGGAAAGCCGTGAAGCTGAAACCCCGGCAATGCTGGACCGCGACCCTGCCCCTAACGCGCTACGCGCCACACTGGACGCGGCCAAAGCACATTTCGACCTCTGTATAATCGACACGCCACCGGCGGCCCCGGAATGGCTATCTGAGACGCTTGGCGCAGCTGACCTGGTATTAATCCCGGTTCGGCCTTCCCCTGACGATCTGCGGGCGGTAGGCGCCACCATAGCCGCCGTGAATGCTGCGAAGGTGCCTTTCGCCTTCGCCCTGTCCCAGACGCCGCGTGCGCGGATCACTGAGGAAGCGGCTCGCGTCCTGGCACAACACGGCAGAGTTGCCCCAGTGAATATCGCGCAGCGTGTCGCCTATGCTGAGACAGGCGCGACCGGCCAAGGGGTATCTGAGACAACGGACGCCAAGGCGGGGGCAGAGATTGCCGCCTTATGGGATTACGTGAAAGGGATTCTGGATGGCTAA
- a CDS encoding CopG family transcriptional regulator, with translation MAKKPVALDGLLNTESRPTDTGIPQRGAGRGASQEKKQAKRQGEKRLTLALDGETYKRLRIHAAKTDQTHQAILEAALAEYLKRANA, from the coding sequence ATGGCTAAGAAACCCGTGGCACTCGATGGCCTGTTGAACACCGAAAGCCGCCCGACCGATACAGGGATACCGCAACGCGGGGCAGGGCGGGGCGCATCTCAAGAAAAGAAACAGGCGAAGCGGCAAGGTGAGAAGCGGCTGACGCTGGCACTCGATGGCGAGACCTACAAGCGCTTGCGGATTCATGCCGCCAAAACCGACCAGACACACCAGGCCATTCTGGAAGCCGCGCTTGCGGAATACCTTAAACGCGCAAATGCGTAA
- a CDS encoding Eco57I restriction-modification methylase domain-containing protein, producing MNLFNRKTLARHIKPDSLPEDHLAALEAWAELIRDGRIYSLKEVALHGQFTSKIVEGVLGYHGPAGGAEYTVATEQTILRGSVDLALGRFGGKKPEILAPFELKGADTRDLDAIMPGRNKSPVQQAWEYAMNARGVKWVLVSNYIELRLYGFGEGTAAYEAFRLDQLTAPDEYARFMLLLSADNLLSGRTLDLLKESRREDKDITDKLYRDYKALRLQLLGAVQKADSTIEALDAIGLAQKILDRVLFIAFAEDTGLFPNNTLAAAFTARDPYNPRPVWKNFKGLFRAIDLGSEELKIPRYNGGLFRADKAINGLDLPDAICEGFKTLGEYDFASEVSVTVLGHIFEQSIADVERLQAIARGEEEEPEKTSGTSGRRKRDGVVYTPDYIARFIVAETLGAHLKEAFETILRDHAKKGADLGDYAAIPWRRKSAELEAWRAYRDRIKTLRIVDPACGSGVFLIMAFDFLKAELSRVNEKVAELEGKAGHIDDLLDPDSEILSNNLFGVDVNAESVEITKLSLWIKTARRGKVLDSLSGSIRVGDSLIEDSNFAYLDHAFTWETAFPGVFAEGGFDVVLGNPPYVRMEFLKALKPYLESRYEVVSDRADLYL from the coding sequence ATGAACCTTTTCAACCGCAAAACCCTTGCGCGCCACATCAAACCCGATTCCCTTCCCGAGGATCACCTAGCCGCCCTCGAAGCCTGGGCAGAGCTGATCCGCGATGGCCGCATCTACTCGTTGAAGGAAGTCGCGCTGCATGGGCAATTCACCTCGAAGATAGTTGAAGGTGTTCTTGGCTATCACGGCCCAGCCGGGGGCGCGGAATACACGGTTGCGACCGAACAGACGATTCTTCGCGGAAGCGTTGATCTGGCCCTTGGCCGCTTTGGTGGAAAGAAGCCTGAAATCTTGGCCCCGTTCGAGCTGAAGGGGGCCGACACGCGCGATCTCGATGCAATCATGCCTGGGCGCAACAAAAGCCCCGTTCAACAGGCGTGGGAATACGCCATGAACGCACGCGGCGTGAAATGGGTTCTGGTGTCCAACTACATCGAGCTGCGCCTCTACGGGTTTGGCGAAGGCACCGCCGCCTATGAAGCCTTCAGGCTCGACCAGCTCACCGCCCCCGACGAATACGCCCGCTTCATGCTGCTGTTGTCGGCAGACAATCTGCTGTCGGGCCGCACGCTCGATCTGCTCAAGGAAAGCCGCCGCGAAGACAAGGATATTACCGACAAGCTCTATCGGGACTACAAGGCGCTGCGCCTTCAACTCCTTGGCGCGGTTCAAAAAGCCGACAGCACGATTGAAGCCCTAGACGCAATCGGGCTGGCTCAGAAAATCCTCGACCGTGTGCTCTTCATTGCCTTTGCCGAAGATACCGGTCTTTTTCCCAACAACACGCTTGCTGCCGCCTTCACCGCCCGCGACCCTTATAACCCGCGCCCGGTGTGGAAGAATTTCAAGGGTCTGTTCCGGGCAATCGATCTGGGCAGCGAGGAACTCAAAATCCCCCGCTACAATGGCGGTCTGTTCCGCGCTGATAAGGCGATCAACGGCCTCGATCTGCCCGACGCAATCTGCGAGGGCTTCAAGACACTGGGCGAATACGACTTCGCCTCTGAGGTATCCGTCACTGTCCTGGGCCATATCTTCGAGCAATCCATTGCGGACGTGGAGCGCCTGCAAGCCATTGCGCGGGGCGAGGAAGAAGAACCAGAAAAGACCAGCGGCACCAGTGGGCGGCGCAAGCGTGATGGTGTTGTCTATACGCCTGATTACATTGCCCGCTTCATTGTGGCCGAAACCTTAGGCGCACATCTGAAGGAAGCCTTTGAAACGATCCTGCGCGATCATGCGAAGAAGGGTGCTGACCTCGGCGATTACGCGGCAATCCCCTGGCGCAGAAAATCGGCCGAGCTGGAAGCCTGGCGGGCCTACCGCGACCGCATCAAGACGCTGCGCATTGTCGATCCCGCCTGCGGCTCTGGCGTGTTCCTTATCATGGCGTTCGACTTCCTCAAAGCCGAGCTGTCCCGCGTGAACGAGAAGGTTGCCGAGCTGGAAGGGAAGGCGGGCCACATTGACGACCTGCTCGACCCCGATAGCGAAATCCTGTCGAACAACCTCTTCGGCGTCGATGTGAACGCGGAAAGCGTCGAGATCACCAAACTGTCGCTGTGGATCAAGACCGCGCGGCGCGGGAAGGTGCTGGACAGCCTGTCAGGCAGTATCCGTGTCGGTGACAGCCTGATCGAAGACAGCAACTTCGCCTATCTCGATCACGCCTTCACCTGGGAAACGGCTTTTCCCGGCGTCTTTGCCGAAGGCGGGTTCGACGTGGTTCTGGGCAACCCGCCCTATGTGCGCATGGAATTTCTGAAGGCGCTGAAACCCTATCTGGAAAGCCGCTATGAAGTCGTGTCCGACCGGGCAGACCTCTACTTGTAA